One Campylobacterota bacterium DNA segment encodes these proteins:
- a CDS encoding TonB-dependent receptor, with protein MLRPLFFTALSLSAVCAQEIIQLDKIEVEEEYTVLEERKEHSIAKRIIKGEELSQYGDLNALEVLKRTPGVTVAQGKGKKGTPGKGYTKVLIDGEEVSSTKRGNPLEQISPEMIERIEVMTNGSAEYTAEAMGGIVNIVLKKPSSEGKTIAKLSGGAYNGRPLGSVFAQREGKSGRYSYLFNATYADNTHKDDASTRIDDTINLTEKLRDSQGRYRALSLNGKLMYAADTKNKYAFDASMGLNANRATADERTYTNGTLSTTLYNRDESDAMMLWTKISGEHHVSGTELVDWKLKFHQNDSEGENRSGTKLQYDDSLFRVFGAEGSYSRISAEHFVKTGVEVKRILQDESVRVLSGGVETSNVRQTLRQEKGALYIQDEVGIGENFLVTPGIRYESVSRDFAGSSNIDYFAPSLHLLYRLSPDDNFRASVSKTVRLPRLDELTDTVDSSLELNDLTRPDVSGNSALREEKALSYEVRLEHYFADKGIVSVGGFYRVIDDKIEKLTTYEGGRYIERPYNAGEGRLWSVEAELKKSLASYVTGLGIFANATVQNSSLSVNGFKRPIKATNDYLYNVGVDHTLSAYRLTYGAAYRYVSGYDDPTDENGIAESQKGYGTFDLYAKKRIDSTFKAGINLKNLTGETITTTTRRYTSGTLVETQTYRENTRPYLLVTLEGRW; from the coding sequence GTGCTGCGTCCCCTGTTTTTCACCGCTTTATCCCTCTCCGCCGTCTGTGCGCAGGAGATCATCCAGCTTGACAAAATCGAAGTCGAAGAAGAATATACCGTCCTCGAAGAACGCAAAGAACACTCGATCGCCAAACGGATTATCAAAGGCGAAGAGCTCAGCCAGTACGGCGACCTCAATGCCCTTGAAGTACTCAAACGAACCCCCGGCGTCACGGTTGCCCAGGGCAAAGGGAAAAAAGGGACGCCGGGCAAGGGATATACGAAAGTGCTGATCGACGGCGAAGAGGTTTCGTCGACGAAGCGTGGGAACCCGCTGGAACAGATTTCGCCCGAAATGATCGAACGGATCGAGGTGATGACCAACGGATCGGCCGAATACACCGCCGAAGCGATGGGGGGAATCGTCAACATCGTCCTGAAAAAACCGTCATCGGAGGGAAAAACGATCGCCAAACTGAGCGGAGGGGCATACAACGGTCGGCCGCTGGGATCGGTTTTTGCCCAAAGAGAAGGCAAATCGGGGCGGTATTCGTACCTGTTTAACGCCACGTACGCCGACAATACGCACAAAGACGACGCTTCGACCCGGATCGACGACACGATCAACCTCACCGAAAAACTGCGCGATTCGCAGGGGCGTTACCGTGCGTTGAGCCTCAACGGCAAGCTGATGTACGCGGCGGATACAAAAAACAAATACGCCTTCGACGCGTCGATGGGGCTGAATGCAAACCGTGCCACGGCGGATGAACGGACGTATACGAACGGGACGTTAAGCACGACTCTTTACAACCGCGACGAAAGCGACGCGATGATGCTCTGGACGAAAATTTCGGGAGAACATCATGTGTCGGGAACGGAGCTCGTTGACTGGAAACTCAAATTCCATCAAAACGATTCGGAAGGGGAGAACCGTTCGGGAACGAAGCTTCAGTACGACGATTCCCTGTTCCGCGTGTTCGGAGCCGAAGGGAGCTACTCGCGCATCAGTGCGGAGCATTTCGTGAAAACGGGAGTCGAGGTCAAGCGGATCCTGCAGGACGAAAGCGTGAGGGTTCTCAGCGGCGGAGTGGAGACCTCCAACGTACGACAGACCCTGCGTCAGGAGAAAGGTGCGCTCTACATCCAGGACGAAGTGGGGATCGGCGAGAATTTCCTGGTGACTCCGGGAATCCGCTACGAGAGCGTTTCACGCGATTTCGCAGGGTCGTCGAACATCGATTATTTCGCCCCTTCGCTGCACCTGCTTTATCGCCTCAGCCCCGATGATAACTTCCGGGCAAGCGTTTCGAAAACGGTCAGGCTGCCACGCCTGGACGAACTGACCGATACCGTCGACAGTTCGCTGGAACTCAACGATCTTACCCGTCCGGACGTGAGCGGGAATTCGGCTCTGAGAGAAGAAAAAGCACTCAGTTACGAAGTGCGTCTGGAACACTATTTCGCCGACAAGGGGATAGTGAGCGTGGGCGGATTTTACCGCGTCATCGACGACAAGATCGAAAAACTGACCACCTATGAGGGGGGACGTTACATCGAACGGCCCTACAACGCGGGCGAGGGGAGATTATGGAGTGTGGAGGCCGAGCTGAAAAAATCGCTTGCTTCGTATGTGACCGGCTTGGGGATTTTCGCCAATGCGACGGTCCAAAACTCCTCTCTGAGCGTCAACGGCTTTAAACGTCCCATCAAAGCGACCAATGATTATCTCTATAACGTCGGTGTCGACCATACGCTCAGCGCCTACCGCCTGACCTACGGCGCCGCCTACCGCTACGTCAGCGGCTACGACGATCCGACCGACGAAAACGGCATCGCCGAATCGCAAAAGGGGTACGGAACGTTCGACCTGTACGCCAAAAAGCGGATCGATTCGACGTTCAAAGCCGGGATCAATCTCAAAAATCTCACCGGTGAAACGATCACGACCACGACCCGCCGCTATACGTCGGGGACCCTTGTCGAAACCCAGACCTATCGGGAAAATACCCGTCCCTATCTCCTTGTGACGCTCGAGGGGCGTTGGTAA
- a CDS encoding TonB-dependent siderophore receptor: MAYHNRFLNSQMLPIGAMLLSIGASSVLADSADSNATIKAIDIQDTVEIELPRYQPGISKTAKTGQLAHDVPQAITVVTKELLHDKSEFTLKEALSNVSGLTFNAAEGGRIGDNMNLRGFYTFGDLYLDGIRDVAQYNRDTFNLEQVDVLRGGAAMLFGRGQAGGVINQVSKDAEAENFGKLSMTLGTDEYKRASADINVMLDDTTALRLNVMGMDAGSTRNDVYNESYGIAPTITFGLGTDNEFSLSHFYLNTHITPDYGVPFDSATKRPADVGKETFYGFTDDFEDNRVNITTASYTHKFSSDTQLRSVIRHADYLRDNWAIAPGGYDSATGSVNRSSKGNGAKEKTDTWQNDFTTRFEALGMKHEALVGTEFLREEQVRWGHDGLSSYYPNISDANGPANGLPDTATGRYVASNGIIYSRTSATGSWVAQLPNSLESGSSIPEAYKAVYGNKERNINGGYKGHTWALYAQDVVEFVPNWKVMAGFRKDWLKMDYYTGASLTQNGDLRYNEMSYRAGLSYQPDTRQHYYVAWNNSFNTTGDLYSFSNRYDPERSVTYELGAKWEFFDGDLSLRTAVYRTIKEWERNTDVMSASSNPILSKERHTDGIELEAAGRITDNWDVFAGVALMDPEVDEVAPGKSDIVVGHKPPNSTDYTFNLWTTYKLGGGWKVGGGIEGKGDRAVYSYPNAGATSFNPNVAPHYVRYDAMVGYTQKNYAVQLNVKNLFDTTYYESAYINGGFAIPGTGRTAQVTLDYKFF; this comes from the coding sequence ATGGCCTACCACAACCGTTTTCTCAATTCTCAGATGCTTCCGATAGGTGCGATGCTTTTGAGCATCGGAGCAAGTTCCGTGTTGGCGGATTCCGCCGATTCGAACGCAACGATCAAGGCGATAGACATCCAAGATACCGTCGAGATCGAACTGCCGCGATATCAGCCGGGTATTTCCAAAACCGCCAAAACCGGACAACTCGCGCACGACGTTCCCCAGGCGATTACCGTCGTGACGAAAGAGCTGCTGCACGACAAATCCGAATTTACCCTCAAAGAGGCGCTCAGCAACGTGTCGGGCCTCACCTTCAACGCCGCCGAAGGGGGACGGATCGGGGATAACATGAATCTGCGCGGTTTTTACACTTTCGGGGACCTTTACCTCGACGGTATCCGCGACGTTGCGCAATACAACCGCGATACGTTCAATCTCGAGCAGGTCGACGTTCTGCGCGGCGGCGCGGCCATGCTGTTCGGCCGCGGGCAGGCCGGCGGCGTCATCAACCAGGTGAGTAAAGACGCCGAAGCCGAAAATTTCGGCAAGCTCTCGATGACGCTCGGTACGGACGAGTACAAACGGGCATCGGCCGACATCAACGTCATGCTCGACGATACGACGGCGCTTCGCCTTAACGTGATGGGGATGGATGCCGGGAGTACCCGAAACGACGTCTATAACGAATCGTACGGCATCGCCCCTACGATCACTTTCGGATTGGGGACCGACAACGAGTTCAGCCTCTCCCATTTTTATCTCAACACCCACATCACTCCCGATTACGGTGTCCCTTTCGACAGTGCTACAAAGCGCCCTGCGGATGTAGGTAAGGAAACATTTTACGGATTTACGGACGATTTCGAGGATAACCGTGTCAACATCACGACCGCCAGTTATACCCATAAATTTTCGTCGGACACGCAACTGCGTTCGGTGATCCGTCATGCCGATTATCTGCGGGACAACTGGGCTATCGCCCCGGGCGGGTACGATTCGGCGACGGGATCGGTGAACCGGAGTTCAAAAGGAAACGGGGCCAAGGAGAAAACCGATACGTGGCAGAACGATTTCACAACCAGATTCGAAGCGCTGGGGATGAAGCACGAAGCGCTTGTAGGGACCGAATTCCTGCGCGAGGAACAGGTACGCTGGGGACATGACGGGCTTTCGTCGTATTATCCGAACATCAGCGATGCCAACGGTCCGGCCAACGGATTGCCCGATACCGCGACGGGGCGGTATGTGGCGAGCAACGGGATTATTTACTCCCGTACCAGCGCTACGGGATCCTGGGTGGCGCAGTTGCCCAACTCCCTGGAATCGGGTTCGTCGATTCCCGAAGCCTACAAGGCGGTTTACGGCAACAAAGAGCGCAACATCAACGGCGGATACAAAGGGCATACCTGGGCCCTCTACGCCCAGGACGTCGTCGAATTCGTTCCCAACTGGAAAGTGATGGCGGGATTTCGCAAGGACTGGCTGAAGATGGATTATTACACCGGCGCGTCGCTGACGCAAAACGGAGATCTCCGTTACAACGAGATGAGTTACCGTGCCGGGCTGTCGTATCAGCCCGATACCCGTCAGCACTATTACGTAGCATGGAACAATTCGTTCAATACGACCGGGGATCTGTATTCGTTTTCGAACCGATACGATCCGGAACGGAGCGTCACGTACGAGCTGGGGGCAAAATGGGAATTTTTTGATGGGGACCTGTCGCTGCGTACCGCAGTTTATCGGACCATCAAAGAGTGGGAACGCAATACCGACGTCATGAGCGCTTCGTCCAACCCGATTCTCTCCAAAGAGCGTCATACCGACGGCATCGAACTCGAAGCGGCCGGCCGGATTACCGACAACTGGGACGTTTTCGCCGGCGTCGCGCTGATGGATCCCGAAGTCGATGAGGTCGCACCCGGTAAATCGGACATCGTCGTCGGACATAAACCGCCCAATTCGACCGACTATACGTTCAACCTCTGGACGACGTACAAACTCGGCGGCGGATGGAAAGTCGGCGGCGGAATTGAGGGCAAAGGGGACCGTGCGGTCTACAGCTATCCCAACGCCGGTGCTACGTCGTTCAACCCGAACGTAGCGCCGCATTACGTCCGTTACGACGCGATGGTCGGCTATACCCAGAAAAACTACGCGGTGCAGCTCAACGTCAAAAACCTTTTCGACACCACCTATTACGAATCGGCCTACATCAACGGCGGATTCGCCATACCCGGGACGGGACGGACGGCGCAGGTGACGCTCGATTACAAATTCTTTTAA
- a CDS encoding Fe2+-dependent dioxygenase gives MLLHIPNVLTPEQVAECRRILTSSTWVDGNVTSGTQAAKAKNNLQLPEDSEAAVALQKIVLDALSNNALFFTAALPKKIFPPLFNCYTGEFNTFGNHVDNAVRTMRGGGKRVRSDLSFTLFFSDPEEYDGGELVIEDTFGSQIVKLPAGDMVLYPSSSVHRVEPVTRGARISCFTWLESMIRETDRRRLLFDLDMSIIAFRERLGDDEDTVKLTSIYHNLLRTWADT, from the coding sequence ATGTTACTCCACATACCCAACGTACTCACTCCCGAACAGGTGGCGGAATGCCGCCGTATTCTGACGTCGTCGACGTGGGTGGACGGCAACGTCACCAGCGGCACGCAGGCGGCAAAGGCAAAAAACAATCTTCAGCTTCCCGAAGATTCCGAAGCGGCGGTCGCATTGCAGAAAATCGTATTGGACGCGCTGAGCAACAACGCGCTGTTTTTCACCGCGGCACTCCCCAAAAAGATTTTTCCGCCGTTATTCAACTGTTATACGGGTGAGTTCAACACCTTCGGAAACCATGTCGACAATGCGGTCCGTACGATGCGCGGTGGGGGGAAAAGGGTACGCAGCGATCTGTCGTTCACCCTCTTTTTTTCCGATCCGGAAGAATACGACGGGGGGGAACTGGTGATTGAAGACACGTTCGGATCGCAAATCGTGAAACTTCCCGCCGGAGATATGGTTCTGTATCCTTCATCGAGCGTCCATCGCGTCGAACCGGTAACGCGCGGCGCGCGTATCTCGTGTTTTACCTGGTTGGAGAGCATGATCCGTGAAACGGACAGACGCCGGTTGCTTTTTGATCTGGACATGAGCATTATCGCGTTTCGCGAACGGCTGGGCGACGATGAGGATACGGTCAAGCTGACGAGCATTTACCACAATCTGCTCCGTACCTGGGCGGACACTTAA
- the exbB gene encoding TonB-system energizer ExbB — protein MEELKLAVDYATLGILGIMSVIAFAYGIERYFYYRSVDVSSYETKNKAEAELSKNLTAISVIGSNAPYVGLLGTVAGIMVVFYEIGQSGGMEPSAVVIGLSLALKATALGLLVAIPSMMIYSACLRKMDLLMGAWEDARA, from the coding sequence ATGGAAGAATTGAAACTGGCGGTCGATTATGCGACCTTGGGAATTTTGGGAATTATGAGCGTGATCGCTTTCGCCTATGGAATAGAGCGTTATTTCTATTATCGTTCGGTGGATGTCAGCAGTTACGAAACGAAAAACAAGGCGGAGGCGGAGCTGTCGAAAAACCTCACGGCCATCTCGGTAATCGGGTCGAATGCCCCCTATGTAGGCCTGCTCGGTACGGTTGCGGGGATCATGGTGGTGTTTTACGAGATCGGCCAGAGCGGTGGGATGGAACCCTCGGCGGTGGTTATCGGTCTGTCGTTGGCACTTAAAGCAACCGCGCTGGGACTGCTCGTCGCGATCCCGTCGATGATGATCTACAGTGCGTGCCTTCGGAAGATGGATCTGCTGATGGGGGCATGGGAAGATGCGCGCGCTTAA